The DNA sequence AAGAATTAATTGTAGCTATGAAAAGGATATATAAAATAACACTTTTAGTTGGTATAACTATTTTAGTTTCATCTTGCCACAATAATTCGGCACCAAACTATCAGTATTTTCCTAATATGTATGAGTCTGTAGGTTATGAGACCTACTCAGAGGCAAAAATATTTAAAGGAGGAAAAGAAGGACAACTTCCTGTTGAAGGAACTATTAATAGAGGTTTTGAGCCTTTTGAATATGCAAATACAACTGCAGATTATCAATTAGCAAAAGCTAATTTAAAATCTCCTTTGGATTCTATTGCAAGAAATTCAGGAAAAGGAAAAGAACTTTTCGAAATTTATTGTATTAGTTGCCATGGTGCAGCTGGTAACGGTAAAGGAAAATTGGTTGAAAGAGAAAAATTTCTTGGGGTACCTAACTATAAGGATAGAGATATTACTGAAGGAAGTATCTTTTTTGTTGAAACTTATGGTTTAAATGCAATGGGTTCACATGCAAACCAATTAAGTGCCCACGAACGTTGGTTAGTTGCTGACTATGTTCTAAAACTAAGAAGCCAATTATAATTGTTGAACAAACTGATCGTAATAGATATGTATACATTTTCAAGTAAATTAAAAACTTTTTCTATCATCCTAATGGCCCTTGGTATATTAGGAATTGGATATGGTTTTTTAACTGCTCCTAAAGATATTCAAGAAGTTGAAAAAATTCTAGCTGCAGATGCACATGGATCTCATGGTGCTGCGCATGAAGCAACAGCTGAAACTTCACATCAAGAAGCTGGGCATCATGAAGCTGCTGAAGCTTCACATGAATCACACAAAGGTGGTGAGCA is a window from the uncultured Flavobacterium sp. genome containing:
- a CDS encoding cytochrome c, with product MKRIYKITLLVGITILVSSCHNNSAPNYQYFPNMYESVGYETYSEAKIFKGGKEGQLPVEGTINRGFEPFEYANTTADYQLAKANLKSPLDSIARNSGKGKELFEIYCISCHGAAGNGKGKLVEREKFLGVPNYKDRDITEGSIFFVETYGLNAMGSHANQLSAHERWLVADYVLKLRSQL